CGTAGCTCAAACATGGCTCCTGAGGTGGTCGCCCGTCTGGCCGCCGAACTGGCGCGCAAGGTCGGCACCGCCGCCTCCGAATTCGCATCATCAGTCGCGACCGGCAGCCCGGCAACAGCGGTTTCGATGGATGCAACCACGGGTGCAGCGGCCGTCGCAATCAGCGGGGCCGATGCGGCGCTGACGGATACCGCAGGAGAAACTGCGGCCGGCGAGACCGGCTCGCAGGAACCGGACGCCGCCACCAACGCCCGCAACGCCTATGCGAGCGTCGCCGAGGATGCCCCGAAATTCTCGGGCATTTCGGCCGATGATCGCGAAACGATGGAAGAGTTCAAGGCGGTCGTGCGCGAACTCAAACAAGTGCTCGACAAGGCGATGCGCGAGTTGCGGCAGCAAGACCGGCAGGCCGGAGCCGTTTCTGATATGGCAGGCTTCTCCATCGGCGCCGCGACTATACCGACAAGCATCGTCATCTGACGATCCGCCGCGGGCGAGGCGTCAAACGCGCGTGATATCGTCGCGTCCGGCATTTGCATCAGACATCGAGCCGTCTATGCTCGGTCAAATCTCTCAGAACCGGCAGATCGAATGACTTCTAGAGAATTGAAAGCGCAGCTGCGCAACGAACGGCTGTCCGCACGCGACGCCATCCCCGCCGAGAAACGCGCCTCCAAAAGCCTCGCAATGGCCGAACATGCCGGCGAGGCCGTCGGTTTTGCGCTGGGTACGATCGTCTCCGGCTTCCTGCCGATCCGTTCGGAAGCCGACCTCAGGCCGCTGATGGCACGCTTTGCCGTGCGCGGTGCGCGGCTCTGCGTGCCGGCGATCCTCGATCGGCAGACCATCGTCTTTCGCGAGCTGGCGGAAGGTGCGCCCCTCGTCGATACCGGTTTCGGCACGGTCGGCCCCGGCGCCGATGCCGTCATTCTTGATCCCGAGATCATGCTGGTGCCGCTTTCGGCCTTCGATGCCCGCGGCCACCGCATCGGCTACGGCGCCGGCCACTACGACCGCGCCATCAGCCGGCTAAGGCAAAAAGGCCTGCATCCGAAGCTGATCGGCATTGCATTCGACTGCCAGGAAGTGGCACATGTGCCCGCTGAGCCGCACGACATGAGCCTGGATGCCATCCTGACAGAAAGCGGCCTTCGCTTTTTTGCCTCTTGGATTGGATAGGGAATGCGGCTGCTTTTTCTGGGTGACATGGTCGGCAAGACGGGACGCACGGCGGTCTGGGACCGTCTTCCAGGCCTGGTTTCCGACCTCAAGCTCGATTTCATCATCGTCAACGGCGAGAATGCCGCCGGCGGCTTCGGCATCACCGAGGACATCTTTCTGGAAACGATCAATGCCGGCGCCGATGTGGTGACGACAGGCAATCACGTCTGGGACCAGAAGGAAGCCGTCGCTTTTGCCGGCCGGCACGATCAGTTCCTGCGTCCCGCCAACTATCCGCAAGGCACGCCCGGCCGCGGATCCGGCCTTTTCTATGCCAGGAACGGTGCGCGCGTGCTCGTCGCCAACGTCATGGGCCGGGTCTTCATGCATCCCGAACTCGACGACCCCTTCAAATCGGCAGAGGTCATCCTTGCCGCCTGCCCGCTGAAGGAACAGGCCGATGCGATCATCTTCGATTTTCATGCGGAGGCGACCAGCGAGAAGCAGTGTTTCGGCCATTTCGTCGACGGCCGCGCCAGCTTCGTCGTCGGCACCCACACGCATGTACCAACGGCCGACGCACAGATCCTGAACGGCGGAACCGCCTATATGTCGGATGCCGGCATGTGCGGCGACTACGACTCCTCCCTCGGCATGGACAAGGAGGAGCCGCTCAACCGCTTCATCTCCAAGATGCCGAAGGGCCGCATGGAAGCCGCGAACGGCCCGGCGACAATCTGCGGCGTTGGCGTGGAGATCTCGGATACCACGGGACTTGCCGAAAAGATCGCGCCGCTCCGGCTCGGGCCCCGATTGGCAGAGACGGTGCCGGAGTTCTGGCGGTAACGGGCAACGCGCGGCCGTCCAACACGCAATTGTGAGAACCCGCCGTCTGGACCCCTGCGGCCTCATGCCGCATCCTCTCCGCAACTCGCGCATAACCCCGAAAATCGAAATCGATTTTCGGGGTTATGCGCCGGTTGAAGGTGATAGAGCGCCGGAGGGGTGGCATGAAGCCGCGATATCTTGTCCTCGCTATCGCATGCCTTGCGGCCTTGGCGGCGCCGAATCTTGCCGGGGCACAAGAGCAGCGGCCACCGGTCAGCCAGTGCCAGGCGATCGCGCAAACCATCCCCAAGGCGACCTTCGCAAGTTTTTCAGGCGCCTCGCCGCTAGTGCCTGCCGTCTCCGAGGGCGAGGACGTCAAACTGACCTTCCTCGGCCACTCCACCTTCGAGATCGAAACGCCATCAGGCATCGTCATCGCAACCGACTATAATGGCTGGTACAGGCCGGCAACGCCGCCCGATGTCGTGACCATGAACAAAGCGCACACGACCCATTATACGCTGACCCCCGATCCCGGCATCAAGCATGTGCTGCACGGGTGGAGCGACATTCCGGGCGAGAAGGCCAACATCAATCTCGTCGTCGGCGATGCCTATATCCGCAACGTTACGACGGATATCCGCTTCAGCTACGGTCTCGGCGGCGCGCATGAGAACGGCAACTCCATCTTCATCTTCGAGATTGCCGGCCTATGCATCGGCCATCTCGGCCACCTGCATTACGAGCTGACGGATGCCCATTATACCGAGATCGGCCGCCTCGACGTGGTCATGGTCCCGGTCGATGGCGGCCTGACCATGGGCGCCGACAGCATGA
This Rhizobium brockwellii DNA region includes the following protein-coding sequences:
- a CDS encoding 5-formyltetrahydrofolate cyclo-ligase; this translates as MTSRELKAQLRNERLSARDAIPAEKRASKSLAMAEHAGEAVGFALGTIVSGFLPIRSEADLRPLMARFAVRGARLCVPAILDRQTIVFRELAEGAPLVDTGFGTVGPGADAVILDPEIMLVPLSAFDARGHRIGYGAGHYDRAISRLRQKGLHPKLIGIAFDCQEVAHVPAEPHDMSLDAILTESGLRFFASWIG
- a CDS encoding TIGR00282 family metallophosphoesterase; translated protein: MRLLFLGDMVGKTGRTAVWDRLPGLVSDLKLDFIIVNGENAAGGFGITEDIFLETINAGADVVTTGNHVWDQKEAVAFAGRHDQFLRPANYPQGTPGRGSGLFYARNGARVLVANVMGRVFMHPELDDPFKSAEVILAACPLKEQADAIIFDFHAEATSEKQCFGHFVDGRASFVVGTHTHVPTADAQILNGGTAYMSDAGMCGDYDSSLGMDKEEPLNRFISKMPKGRMEAANGPATICGVGVEISDTTGLAEKIAPLRLGPRLAETVPEFWR
- a CDS encoding MBL fold metallo-hydrolase; protein product: MKPRYLVLAIACLAALAAPNLAGAQEQRPPVSQCQAIAQTIPKATFASFSGASPLVPAVSEGEDVKLTFLGHSTFEIETPSGIVIATDYNGWYRPATPPDVVTMNKAHTTHYTLTPDPGIKHVLHGWSDIPGEKANINLVVGDAYIRNVTTDIRFSYGLGGAHENGNSIFIFEIAGLCIGHLGHLHYELTDAHYTEIGRLDVVMVPVDGGLTMGADSMSRVIKRLRSSLILPMHRRGPPVEAFVSMFGKDFDVANAPDDSITVSMRTLPKKPLIYVLKGVR